The nucleotide sequence ttatctatattataaaatgaaaaataacgCCGCTTTCTGTAAAGATAGTATATAGGTagcttttttattatattttttttagatcaatttaaaaaaaaaattctgaACAAgacataaattattttaatataattttagggttttagaaataatgtgaattaatatttataatgtgATATTACACAATTGAAGATAATAAACACAAACAAAAAGCATATCTATcagtttttatatattaataataattatgcaCGGCTGAAAGAGGGTAACAAATATGGGcattgaaatatttttaacgaaatattttatttttatttcttacAATATTCTGAagaataaatttataattgtataaaaatatgaacagttcataatttttttgtgtgtatttctttctttatatttaaaaaaataaatataatagcaatgtaaataaaatgttattgaaatattatcaGAATAATATACAAGTAAAGCCTTCCCATaacacaaaataaaaaatatatgttaaatAGGTAATGGGTAAGTTATAACTTGCAGAAGAAAAAGTGAATATTCCGAATAATTAGTTaataatcatataaaacttgaagagaaataaaaataaattattaaaataatagcaaaataaagaatagTTATTGTATGTgtgttttataatatattagaGTGTGCGAGGTAAACAATTTAAGTTTAGTAATTGTATGAAGATAAAAcagtataaatataaatatacacatatatgcgaatttttgaataaataatattacatCGAACGTTTAGTGAACTGATATagtttttgtttatttgaCTTAGTATGGAAGGTGAAAgtttattgaaaaaatattttttaaaacaaacttaaaaaaggtataataataatatattacttAAAAGcgtataaattaaatataataaataaaagcaTAATAAATTCTTTATAAGAAGAATATAGCCATATTGCAAGTGTTGTTGAattattgtattatttcAGTATAATATAGATGGATCATAATTAAACATATGAATAGTACAGGTAATTAAGAAATAAGATTTGGATaaactatttatatatgtataatattttgaaaaacataaaaaaagaaaggtCTTTTTCCAGAATAAAGAACTCTGAATTGCGACAGgaatttctttattattattttctttctcTATAAACCTTTTAAGAAGGGATATAAGTATTTAGTATAATGGgaattaataattaaacattatattttaatttaattttgaattaaaaacatttttttgctttaaaattttatcatttcaATTGCGATAAATACAATGGtatgtataaaattatttgtaaatataaaacaactttgcaaagatatatttttgtagtcaattaaaaaaagttaaaataCATGTTACACAAAAATGAATAGATATAAATGTTTCATAAATTggataataaataatgtatatatatgtacacatgcatgaaaattatgcacatttttatttttagctAGCTAACATATTCGGAAGTGTCTGTTCTATAGATTTAAAAATAGATACTGAAGAAGGCCGAAagttttcatttttaagaaaagataaaaaaggTGAAAAATATCCGATTTTTTCAGATGGTGAAGATATAAATGGAATTGCAACAATAACTTTAAAAccaggaaaaaaaattgaacaTTATGGAATAAAATTAGAATTAATTGgccaaataaatatattaaatgataaatgtaattcttatgattttttttcaatatcaAAAGATTTAGAACCTCCTGGATTTTTAATAGAAAGtaaacaatttaaatgGAAATTTTCTTCAGTAGATAAACAATATGAATCTTATTTTGGTAAAAATGCAGAATTAAGATATTTTGTTcgattaaatataataaaaggaTATTCTggaaatatacaaaaagaAATAGATTTCATAGTACAAAATGTATGTATACCTCctgaaataaataacacaataaaaatggaagtAGGAATTGAAGATTGTTTACATATAGAATTTGAATATGATAAATCGaaatatcatttaaaaGATGTTGTAGTTGGaaaagtatattttttgttagtcagaataaaaataaaacacatGGAATtagatatta is from Plasmodium berghei ANKA genome assembly, chromosome: 14 and encodes:
- a CDS encoding vacuolar protein sorting-associated protein 26, putative gives rise to the protein MLANIFGSVCSIDLKIDTEEGRKFSFLRKDKKGEKYPIFSDGEDINGIATITLKPGKKIEHYGIKLELIGQINILNDKCNSYDFFSISKDLEPPGFLIESKQFKWKFSSVDKQYESYFGKNAELRYFVRLNIIKGYSGNIQKEIDFIVQNVCIPPEINNTIKMEVGIEDCLHIEFEYDKSKYHLKDVVVGKVYFLLVRIKIKHMELDIIKIETSGIGRNCVTETSTLSKYEIMDGSPTKSECIPVRLYLSGFDLTPTYKNVQNKFSVKYYINLIIVDEEERRYFKKQEIFLWRKKMG